In the genome of Leptotrichia sp. HSP-536, the window CCAAATCCTTATGACAGGAAACCGTCTAAATTTATAGAAATGGTAAATATGATTAATAATTAAGTTTGTAGTATTCAAATCTTAAAATTATCTGGTTTTTATTGGTTGATTGAAAAAGATATAAATATAAATGGAGAAAAAATGTATATAGAAGAATTATTAAAAGAAGCGGATAAAGCGATGGAAAATTACAAGTACGAAGATGCGCTTGTGTATTTGAAGTCAGTACTTGAAATTGATGAAAGTAACTATTCGGCACTTATGACACTTTCCAAAATTTATTCAGACTTTGGAATGTTTGAGGAAGCGAGGGAATATGCAGAAAAATTGCAGAAAAAGTATCCTGACAGCAGGGATACGCTTTTTACGTTGGGATTTGTTTATCAGTCGCTTGGAAGACTGAAAAAGGCGATTGCACTTTATAAAAAATTTCTGGAAATAGAAAAAAACTATTTTGTGTATCTGAATATGGGAATGTGTTATGCTTTGTTAAAGTATTATAGAAAGGCGATAGAAAATATTGACAAGGCGATAGAAATGGAGCCTGAAAGCTCAGAAGCATATATTGAGAAAGGCGACTGCCTTACAATGATGGGTAAATATAACGAGGCAATTTCTGAATACGAAAAACTTTTAAACTCGAAATTTAATCAAGTGGAGGAATTTTCACTTTACGCACGAATGGGCGATACAATGGCATATGCAAATGATATAAAGGCGGTTATAAAATATTACAATATCGCTATAAATTGTGAAAATGTGGAAGATTATATATTTGAGGATTATTTTGAAATATTGTTTAGAGCAGAGGAGTTTGAGGAAATAAAACTTCTGCTTTTAAATTATGAGAATGCTACATATGAGAATAAAAGGCTTTCAAGAATAAAAATGCTAAATTTGCAAGGAAGATTTTTTGTGAAAACGGAAGATTATGAAAATGCACAGAAGGTTTGTGATAAAATGATTATTTTAGAACCTGAAAATATTCGCCATTATGTGAATTTGGTATACGTGCTGGAATTACAGCATAAATATGACGAAGCACTTGAATATGTGGCTAAAATGTCTAAATTTACAGAAGATAAGGAATTTTTGAAGGAACTGAAAAAGAGATTGAGAAAAAATAAGAGAAAATTTGAAAAAGAAAATGAAAAAAGTTTAGAAAATAAAGAAAAGTAAAGATTTAGAAATTATGAGGATTTTAAATGGAAGAAAAAAATTATGAAGTTAACAGAAAATATGATGAAAAAATATTGATAAATATACTGAAAAATTTTGATAAAACTGGGGAATATGTTGTAGAGCCAGGAAGAAATGAAATAAAAAAGTTTGAAATAGATATAGAAAATAATTTGAAAAAAGGGAATGAAAAAAAGAAAAAAAATAGCAAAATTGAAAATACTGAAACAAAAAAACTGGTAAATGTAAAAAAATTTAAACAAAAAGATTTCATTACAAACTTTTTCTACAAATTTAAAGGCTCAAAAGCAAAACGTTCTTATGAATATGCTAAAAAATTACTGGAATATAAAATAAAGACGCCAGAGCCAATTGCATATTTTGATAATTTTGTGAACGAAAATAATAAAAAGAACAGTTATTATATAAGCGAGGAATTAAAATATGATTTTACTTGTCGGGAAGTTTTTTGGCCTGAGGATATTGAGCGGGACAAGGCTGAACAGGGAGAAAATTACAAGATAAGCGAAGAAATGGAAAGAATGCTTGCAAAAGTAGAAAAAAATCGTGAAAAAATCATAAGGCAGTTCGCAAAATTTTCATTTGACTTGCACGAAAGTGGGGTGGAATTTGAAGACTATTCACCAGGAAATGTGCTGATTAAGGATAAAAGTGGGAATTATGAATTTTATCTTGTGGACTTAAATCGAATGAAATTCGGAGTGAAACTGAATTTGGATAAAAGGATGAAAAATGTTTCACGGATGATGGAAGATGAAAAACTAGCCAGTATTTTTTCAAATGAATATGCGAAGTATTATAAACAGAGGGAAGAGCTGGTTTTTAGATATTTGAGATATTATATTAGAAAGCACAAGGGATATGTGTATTTTAAGGATATTACTCGTCCAGTAAGGAATATTTTTAAAAGAAAAAAATAATATAGTCTTATTTGATAATTTTAAAAACTAAAAGATTTTATATTTAAAGTTTATCACAAAGTATTTTTTTAATAATTGTTTTTTACTTCATTTTTGTGTTTTTTCTATTTTTATAAAGCAAAGGGGAACAGTCGCCATCCCCTTTGCAAACCCGGCTTGTCTAAGCATTTTTTTGAAATAAAATTGAAACTCGCTTTTTAACAAAAGTTATTATTACCTCTTTAAACTAATTAAAATTTGAAGAGTTTGAAAAAGCTCAGACAATCAATTTCATTCCAAAAAAATCACGACAATTTTAGTTTAATTATAATAGATTATTTGATTAAAACAAATATCAAACAAAATTTCGTTAAAGAAAAAATAACTGTTTGAGATTTTGGAGTGAATTTTAAATTATATAAAGTTATTTGTATTAAAATAAACTTAATTCAAAATCGAGTTTTATTTTTTCTTTATAAGAAAGTTTTGTGTAAAGCGGGGTTGTAAGGGCATGGCGTCTGATGCCCTTACGTTAAAAAAAGATTTAAGAGATATAAAAGGGAAAAAATTACTAATAAAATTAATAAATAAAAATTTAAGATTATAAAAAAGCCTTTTAGAATTAGAATTTGAATAAGTTTAGCAAAAAAATAATAAATTGAAAGGAAAAATTAAAAAAATGAAAAATTATGACATAATTGTTGTTGGAGCGGGACATGCTGGGGTGGAAGCTGCACTTGCTGCGGCAAGACATGGATTGAAAACAGCATTATTTACAATATATCTTGACAATATTGCAATGATGTCGTGTAATCCGTCGGTTGGAGGTCCGGGAAAAAGCCATCTGGTGTCGGAACTTGGAATGCTTGGTGGAGAAATGGCAAGGCATATTGACAATTACAATTTGCAGTTAAAGAACTTGAATCATACGAAGGGGCTTGCTTCACGAATTACAAGGGCTCAAGCCGATAAATACTGGTACAGGGTTAAAATGAGGGAAATTATTGAAAAGCAGGAAAATCTGGATTTGGTACAAGGAATTGTTGTGGATTTGATTGTGAAAAATAAAAAGGTTATGGGAGTTGAAGACAATCTTGGGATAAAATATGGAGCAAAGGCTGTTGTTTTATGTACAGGGACTTTTTTAGGCGGAGAATATGTTATGGGGGATGTAAAATATTCGTCAGGACGGCAAGGAGAGACTGCGAGTGTAGATTTGCCTGATAGACTAGTGGAATATGGCTTTGAACTGGATAGATACCAGACTGCCACTCCTCCGAGAATTGCCAAATCTTCAATCGATTTTTCAAAAACGGAAGAATTAAAGGGAGAAGACAAGCCACGATATTTTTCTTACGAAACAAAAAAAGAATATAATTTGACTTTGCCAACTTGGCTTACATTCACAACACCTGAAACAATAAGAGTGGGACAGGAAATGCTTAAATATTCACCGATTGTTACAGGAATTGTAAGTACGAAAGGTCCACGGCATTGCCCTTCTCTTGACAGAAAGATTATGAACTTTCCAGAAAAGACAAATCATCAGATATTTTTGGAGCAGGAATCTGTGGAATCTGACGAGATTTACATAAACGGATTTACAACAGCAATGCCGCCATTTGCACAAGAAGCGATGTTAAAGACAATAAGAGGGCTTGAAAATGCTAAAATTGTACGTTACGGGTATGCGGTGGAATATAACTTTGTACCTGCGTATCAGTTAAAATTAACTCTTGAAACAAAAGTTCTGGATGGGCTTTATACAGCGGGAACGATTAATGGAACGAGCGGATATGAAGAGGCTGCCTGTCAAGGCTTTATGGCGGGAGTGAATGCTGCGAGAAAAATTTTAGGGAAAAAGGAAATTGTGATTGACAGAAGTGAGGGATATATCGGTGTTTTGATAGACGACATAATAAATAAAAAAACACCAGAGCCTTATCGTGTATTGCCTTCAAGAGCTGAATACAGGCTAACTTTACGTCAAGATAATATTTTTATAAGACTTTTGGAAAAAGCAAAGGAAATTGGGCTATTAAATGCTGAAAAATTGACAGAACTTGAAAATACGTGTCAGGAAATTGAAAATGAAGTTGAAAGATTGAAAGGAATTACGGTTTATCCGACTAAGGAAAATAATGAAAAATTACTTGAAATTGTAGAAAAACAAAATCAATCTGAAAGTGCGGAAATTGAAAAAAATAGTAAAAATAGTATGAACAGCCCTGTTTCAGCCTTTGAATTTCTTGCGAGAAAAGAAATTAACTATGATAATTTAAGTGAATTTGTAGAAACTGTGGAATTGTCGGATTTAGCGAAGGAACAAGTAGAAATAAATGCGAAATATAACGTATTTATTGAAAGAGAAAAGGCACAGATTGAGAAATTTAAGAAATTGGAAAAAATGATAATTCCAAAGGACTTTGACTATGAAAGTGTAAAAGGGCTTAGTAATATCGCTATTTCTGGCCTTATGTATGGACAGCCTGAAACAATTGGACAGGCGAGCAGAATTAGTGGGGTTACTTATAATGATATTTCGCTTTTAATTGCGATTTTGAAGAATTGATAAAATTAGTTCGTACTAGAATTTAAGCAGAATAGTTTTACTCTTAAATTCAGTTCTGATTAATTTTATTGTGGTATTTGAAAATTTAGGAAGGAAAAAGAATGGAAAAAACTATAAAGGAAAAAAACAGCTTAGCAGATAACAAAAAAATGAGATTTGCTACAGAATCAATCCTGAAATTGCTAGTTTCACTTGCAGTGCCAGCAATCATCGCCAATCTTGTAAATGCGCTTTACAATGTTGTAGACCAGATTTTTATTGGACAAAAAATTGGATTTTTGGGAAATGCGGCTACGAATGTGGCTTTTCCGCTTACGACAATTTGCCTTGCGATTGGGCTTATGATAGGAGTTGGAGCTGCGACGAACTTTAATTTGGAATTGGGAAGAAAACGTCCAAAAAGGGCAAAAAGTGTGGCTGGAACGGCGGTAACAATGTTACTTTTAGGCGGAATTGTCCTATGCATATTGATTAATATTTTTTTAAGACCGATGTTAACAGCATTTGGTGCTACAAATCAGATTTTTGATTATGCAATTGAATATACTCAGATTACATCTTTAGGAATACCATTTTTATTATTTGCAATAGGAGCAAATCCTTTGGTAAGAGCTGATGGAAATTCCTTTTATTCAATGCTTGCGATAGTTGTTGGATCACTTGTAAATACTATATTAGATCCATTATTTATGTTTGGATTTGATATGGGAATGGATGGTGCGGCTTGGGCAACTGTGATTGGGCAGTTTGTTTCGGCAATTATTTTGGCTTTGTATTTTTTCAGGTTTAAAAGCGTAAAATTTGAATTAAAGGATTTTAAAATAAAAATACGGGAAATAGGAATTTTATTTGCATTGGGAACATCGCCTTTTATTTTTCAATGTTCTGCTTTAATTATTCAAATTGTAACAAATAATCTGCTAAAGATATACGGGGCAAAATCCATTTATGGAAGTGAAATTCCAATTGCTGTTGCTGGAATCGTTATGAAAATAAATGTTATATTTATAGCAATTGTATTGGGACTGACACAGGGGGCGCAGCCTATCGCAGGATTTAATTATGGAGCGAAAAAATTTAAGAGAGTTCGGGAAATACTGAATTTGACGTTAAAAGTGGCATTTGTTATTTCATTAGTGGCATTTGCAATATTTCAATTTTTCCCAGTTCAGATAATTTCCATTTTTGGTAGCGGAAGTGAACTTTACTTTAAATACGGAACAAAATACATGCGAGTATTTCTATTTTTCATATTCCTAAACGGTGTGCAAGGTGCAATTACAATGTTTTTGACATCAATTGGAAGGGCGTTTCAAGGGGCTTTTCTGTCACTCGTAAGACAAATTATATCACTGTTGCCGCTGCTTATAATTTTACCGTACTTTATGGGAGTTGATGGAATTATGTTCGCATTTCCATTGGCGGATTTGGCGGCATTTATTGTATCGGTAATTGTTTTGAGAAGGGAAATGAAAAAAATACCTTTGGAAAATGAAGAAGATTAGCTCGAATATTATTGAAATATTTTATGAAAAAATAAAAATTTATGGAAAAGGAAATGAATGAAAAAATTTAGGATTGAAAAGGAACATCAGAGAATGAAAATTTCCCAGTATTTAAGGGAAGTCCAAAATTATTCGGGAAGAAGCCTGAGAAATGTGGAAGTTTTTCTGAATGGAAAGCAAGTGAGACTTACCAAAAAATTGCCTTCTCACGGAAATCTGAGAGTTGTGGAAAAGAAGAAAGGTACAGATATTAAACCGATTAAACTGCCACTTGATATTATTTTTGAGGATGAGGATATTTTGGTTGTAAATAAAGAGCCATTTTTGCTGACACATCCGACACAGAAAAAAGCAGATTTTACGCTTGCAAATGGGGTAGTAAATCATTTTATGGAAAAATATGGTGAAGTTCGAGTGCCACGATTTTACAACAGGCTGGATATGAATACATCTGGACTGATTATTATTGCGAAAAATAGCTTTGCACAGGCATTTTTACAAAACTTTTCAATATTTGAGAAAAAATATCTAGCGATTGTGAATGGAATTATCGATGATAAGGAAATTGCAAGAATCAATGAAGAACTTGCAAAAGATGGAGAAAAGCATAAAATTCAGGATTTGGAAAAGGAAAATTTAAAATCCGAAGTTGAAAAAATTAATTTTGGAAAAGTGAAAAAATACGAAGAAATTGAGAAAATTGAAAGCAATTTAAATGTTGAAAATGAAGATAGTAAAATTGCAGAAAATACAAATTTTGACAATAAAGATAATAATTTAAATTTAGCAAATAAAAGCAATTTTGAAAATGAGAATTTGAAAGAAAATAAAACGAAAATTATTATTGAAAGACGAATTTTTCGGGATGGGAAAAATCTGGAAAGAATAATTGGCACGCGTGGACAATATGCAAAAACAGCAATAAAAGTGCTGAAAGTTTATCCTGAAAAAAATGTAACGCTGGTAGAATGTGAGCTGTTTACAGGCAGAACTCACCAAATCCGTGTTCATTTAAAATCCATCGGACACACAATCGTTGGAGATGAGCTTTACGGAAAGGGATTGAACAAGGAATTAGGCATAAATAGGCAATTTCTGCATGCATATAAAGTAAAATTTATCCATCCTGCATTGAAGAAGGAACTAGAGCTGGAAATACCGATGTTTAAAGATATGAAGGAATTTCTGGAAAATAAATAATTTTAAGATGACTGCTTTAAATCAAAGTTAAGAATTTTGATTGGCGGTTTTTTAGATTTGTATTGAGAATTGGAAATGAGTTTAGTATGGTTAGAAAACTTATGGAATTTGGCACTATTTTATTAACTGCCAGTACAATAGCATTTGCTATTTTTGTTTTCAAAATTAAAGATGCGTAGAATCCGAAAAGGCGTATTTTACGTTAATATGATGGATATAATTTTTGCAATCGGAATCACAATTTTTGTATATTTATTTTCTAAAAACATGATTCATCTGATGTCAGGCTCCGAATCTGAAATCGTTCTCCACAACGGCTCAACCTACCTAAAAATCGCCTCTCCATTTTTCACAATACTAGGAATCCTCTTTAACTTGCGATACGCTTTACAGGCTCTTGGAGAGAAATTAATCCCTCTTGTTTCCAGCGTAATAGAATTTTTTGGGAAAATAATCTTTGTAATTTTTGTCGTGCCGAAATTGGGGTATTTTGGAGTAATGATTTGCGAGCCGTTGATTTGGATTGTGATGGTGGGTCAGTTGGCTTGGGCGTTTTATGGGAATAGGTATGTGAGGAGTTATAAAAAAGTGAAGGAGTAAGCAATGAAAGAAAATTTAATAAAAATTTTACTAACGGTTTTATTTACAGTAATTTATTTTTTTCTTCAACAAAAATTATCAATAATATTTTTATTACTTTGGATTGAAATTTTAGTATCTTTTGGTAAAAGTATTGTAGTGGCATTAATTTCAATATTAATAATTATTATGTTTTTTTTCTATTTTGGATATCTGAGTAGAAATTTTTTGGTAAAATTAAATAAAATTTTATTAGGTGTATTAATGTCCATAATTTTGATTTATTTCTTATATAATATTTTTTATCAAGAAAATCAGTTTATTCCAGGAATAGAAGAGTTTAACATAACTTATATAATCTTACATATTTCATATACAATTGGGCTATTTTGGGATAAAAAAATTATAATAAAATTTAAAAAATCTAAATAATAGGAAATCTATAATTAAAACTGAAATCAAAAAAAGAAAGATTTTAGAAGTGCAAATTCAAAAAATAATGGAGTTTTTTGAAACTAATGATGAACTTACACGATCGGAATTAGAAAAACTTTTGAATGTAAAAGAAAGTCCTGCGAGAGATTTGTTAAGATATTTGGTGAAAAATAATATGTTACAAAAAATAGGAGCAACTAGAAATATCAGATATATAAAAACCGTCGGAAAAAAATTAAGCAACGAAAATCACTAAGAAATCGTTGCTTAAAAATTATTAATTATCTTTTGTATTTGTGATAATTTAATTTGTTGAAAGGTTACAAATTTTTCTATTATCTGAAATACGGTTTATAGACATTTTAGGTCTGTTTTTCTTGTCAAATGAATAAACTAACTTGTAATTAGAAAAAATTCTGTTTTTTTCATTCAAATTTGTAAAATAGATGGCGTTTTCATCTTCTTTTACTTCAAAATTCAATTCTGAAAGTTCAAGGGTAACTTTTCCTGTTTTTAAAGCTGCACGAGAATCTATTTGGCTAAAAGCAATATAAGGTTCATTTTCTTTAGTTAAGAATTTTACATAGATAAGTCCTCTAAGTGTATTGTCAAGACTGGAACAGTTCCAAACTTTGGAAGATAATATATTAATATCAGAATTAGAAAAACTTAAACTAAAAGTCAGTAAAAACAACGTAAATATAATTTTTTTCATAAGATCACTCCTAAATAATAATTTTGGTATATTTTATAATATTTTTTTATGAAAATCAACAATAAAAACTAAAATTTAAAATTTCACATTATTTTTAGAACTAAACGCATTTTGAAAAAATCCATCGGACAAGTTAAATTCGAAAGTTTCACGGCTGATGTAACCGACGGTTTTGTCGCTTTCATAAAGTTGAATGAGAAAATCTGCCATTTCTTCGGCTGTGTGGTAGTTTGGATAAGATTTATCATAATTAAAATCAGTTTTACCAGTTGCGACATTTCCAAAGTTAGTTTTTGTAGCAGCGGGGGCTAGGACTTTTACTTTTAATTGGGCATTATTTTGCTTTAATTCTAGTGCGAGTCCTTCTGTGAAGGCGTTTACGTAAAATTTTGTGGCACAGTAGACAATTGCGTTTGGGACGATTGTGTAGCCTCCTGCTGAGGAGATATTGATTAATTGAGAGCCTTTTTCGTTGTGGTAATCTTGGACGTATAAAGAAGATAGCAAAGTTAATGTCTCTACATTGAGATGAAGCATATCTGAAATTTTATTTAAAGACTGCTCTTTTACATCGCCATACATTCCAAAACCTGCATTGTTTATTAAAGTTTCAATGTGATAATTTTTTAATTTTGAATATAGTTCAGGAATTTTATCGACATCGGTTAAGTCAAAATCTATTACAAGAACATCCAAATTAGGATTTTTCTTCAAAATTTCGCTTTTTAAGTCTTTTAGTAAATTCTTTTTTCGTGCAATCAGAATAAGATTTTTATTTCTTTCTGCAAATTTTAGAGCCACAGCTCTACCTATTCCCGAACTTGCTCCTGTTATAACAGTATATTTTGTTTTCATAGTTATTACCTCCATAAATTTGATAAATAAAGGATAGCAGTTAGAGTATAGTATAAGTCAATAACTTTTTTGAAAGGAGAAAATAAAATGAAAAAGAATGAACAAAAAATAATGCAAATAAAGGAATTTTCAGAAAAAACAGGCTTAACTCCATACACAATAAGGTTTTATGAAAAAAAGGAGCTGTTTCGTGTAAAAAGAGACAAAAAGAATAGAAGAATATATGATGAAACTGATATTGAATGGATAAAAATGTTAAAAAGATTAAAAGACATGGGAATGAAATTAAGTGAAATTAAGAAATATTCAGATTTACGATATGAAGGGAACGGAACGATAAAAGAAAGAATGAAAATTTTGACAAATCATAAAAAATATGTAAATATAGAAATTGAAAAGTGGCAAAAATATTTACAAAATCTTGATGATAAACTTGAGATTTATGAGAGTTTTTTAAAAAGTATTTCTGAAAAATAAAAGGGTCATAAATATATAGAAATTTAGGAGTAAATATGCTTACAGATACAAATATAACTTGGGGATTTGTCTTGTTATCCCCTTTTATAATTCCAATATTAATTTTATTAACTTTCTGGTTTTTTGTTTCAAAACGAAAGTTTAATTTTCTTATCGCATTTACAATTTTATCATTATTATTTGTTAGGTATCTTCGTTTTCCCTATGATACAGTTAACCGTAACAGTGAACTCGAAGTATCACAAAATTTTTTGATAAAAAGAACTTTGAGTTCAGATTCAGAGCATGAAGTTTATAAACTTGTTGATAAGACGAAGCCTGAAGATTTGATTTTGTATTTAAATGGATTAGCTAAAATTAATAATACTTGGGTTGGTTATATAGAAGAAACAGATTCTTACGAAGGAAAATATGGTGTCAAACCAGAAACATATTTTTGGATTAACGGTAATAAGATTGAGTATAACTTAGATGAGAAAACTTTAGAAAAAAGATTAGGTTTAAAAGAAATAAAATTACAGGATGCAGAGCACTTTGTTGATAAATTTGGAAGTAAAAAAGAAATTCTGTATCAATATCAATTAGATAAAACAGGAGATTTAGATGAAAATATTTCTTTAAATTCAGAATTAAGCAAGAAATTGGAAACAAAGTATAAAAAAGACAGAGCATTCTATTTGATGTTTTGGAGTGTAATGTTGCTTATGGAAATTATTTATCTGTTTATAAAAAATAGAAAAATTACAAAAAGTAATAAAGATTAGAAGGAGAAAAAAGGATGGAAAAAAATGAAAATAAATTTATGTCGAAAGCGAAAGGTTTTTTAGTATTAGTTTTATTTACAGTAATTTACTTTTTCTTTCAGAAAACAATATATCCAGCATTGGCATTTTTGTTCTGGCTGGTTTTTGCGATGCCGTTAGCAGGAATTATTCTTAATGCTCTGGAATTTTTACATCTTCCGCAAGTGGCTATGACCACTATTGCTGTTGTAATTTCGGGAATTGCTTTAATAATAGTTCTTATGCTTGTGTTTTACTTAGGATATTTGTGCAGTAAATTTTTGAAAAAAATGGATAAAACTGTATTAGGCAGTGTAATGATAGCAATTTTAATTTATTTTTTGTATAAAGTTTTTACAGAAACAGATGAAAGTACAGCAATGTTTGCGCCGACAGCACGGGAAATACATATTTTCTGTACAACATCACATATTTTTTACACAGTTGGAGTATTTTTTAGTGATAAAGTCAAGAAAGTTTTGGACAGAATGAAATCTAAAAGAAAAAAATAAAAGAAGGAGAAAAAATAAATGAAAAAAAATACAAATAAACTTGTGAGAAAACCGAATAATTTTTTAGGATTAATTTTATTTGCGATAATTTATTTTTTAGTTCAGAATGTGATATATCCGCTATTAGGATTTTTATTCTGGTTTTCTTTCACGCTGATTTTTGGAGGAATAGCAGATGCTTTGGGAATTTTAAAAATAAAAGAAATTCAAGTTATTTTAACTTATCTATTTTATTGTGTTTGTTTGGTAATATTATCTGGATTTATGTGTTATTTAGGATATTTATGTAAAGATTTTCTAGGAAAAATGAATAAAATAGGATTAAATACCGTAATGATTGTAATATTGATTTATTTTTTGTACAAAATTGTTGCTGGAGATCAAAATTCAATAATTGATGCTTTAATAGATGAGAAAAAGTATATATTTTGTACTATATTTCATATTTTGTATATAATGGGAGCATTTCATAGCGATAAAGTTAAGAAAGTATTAGACAGAATAAAATTTAAAAGAAAAAAATAAAAGAAGGAGAAGAAAAATGAAAAAAAATACAGACAAACTTATGACGAAACAGAATAATCCTTTAGGATTAATTTTATTTACAATAATTTATTTTTTAGTTCAGTCAGCAATATATCCAGTGTTGGCATATTTGTTTTGGTTTATTTTTACATTATTTTCTACTGGGGTTTTGTTGGAAGTTCCAGAGCAGATTTTGAAGATTTTTGTAATTGTGTTTTCGTTGTTTTGCTTGATAATAATATTGGGAATTATGTACTTCTTAGGATATTTGTGCAAAAGATTTCTAAAAAAAATGAATAAAAAAGCATTAATTTTGGTGATGCTTGTAATATTTATTTATTTTGTGTTTAGGGCTATTTTTGAAAATGAATATAGTTCGATAATGTCTCGTTTGACAAATGGGAGAAAATATATATTTTGTATATTATCGCATGTTTCATTTGTAATTGGAGTATTTTATAGCGATAAAGTTAAGAAAGTATTAGACAGAATAAAATTTAAAAGAAAAAAATAAAAGAAGGAGAAGAAAAATGAAAAAAAATACAAATAAACTTGTGAGAAAACCGAATAATTTTTTAGGATTAATTTTATTTACGATAATTTATATTTTTCTTCAAAAAATTATATCAGCAGCTTTTTTTCTATTTTTAATGGCTTTTATGATTTCTTATGGAAATACAATTGAAATATTGATGATTCCCTTGATAATAGCGCTTGCATTTGTGTATTATTTTGGATATTTGAGTAAAGATTTTTTTCAAAAAATAAATAAATTATTTATAAGTGGTGTGATGATTATAATTTTACTTTACTTTATATATAAAATTTTTAATAATAATGAATTTGAGGCGGGACAGACAACAGTCTATATTTTTTGTACAATGTCGCATATTTCATTTGTAATTGGAGTATTTTACAGCGATAAAGTTAAGAAAATATTAGATAGAATAAAATTTAAAAGAAAATAAAAATATTTTTTACAAATCCAATTTGCTTATGGAATTTTTATCTGTTATAATTATTTTAATGGGAATAAAT includes:
- a CDS encoding sodium:proton symporter — protein: MKKNTNKLVRKPNNFLGLILFAIIYFLVQNVIYPLLGFLFWFSFTLIFGGIADALGILKIKEIQVILTYLFYCVCLVILSGFMCYLGYLCKDFLGKMNKIGLNTVMIVILIYFLYKIVAGDQNSIIDALIDEKKYIFCTIFHILYIMGAFHSDKVKKVLDRIKFKRKK
- a CDS encoding sodium:proton symporter; protein product: MKKNTDKLMTKQNNPLGLILFTIIYFLVQSAIYPVLAYLFWFIFTLFSTGVLLEVPEQILKIFVIVFSLFCLIIILGIMYFLGYLCKRFLKKMNKKALILVMLVIFIYFVFRAIFENEYSSIMSRLTNGRKYIFCILSHVSFVIGVFYSDKVKKVLDRIKFKRKK
- a CDS encoding endonuclease, which produces MLTDTNITWGFVLLSPFIIPILILLTFWFFVSKRKFNFLIAFTILSLLFVRYLRFPYDTVNRNSELEVSQNFLIKRTLSSDSEHEVYKLVDKTKPEDLILYLNGLAKINNTWVGYIEETDSYEGKYGVKPETYFWINGNKIEYNLDEKTLEKRLGLKEIKLQDAEHFVDKFGSKKEILYQYQLDKTGDLDENISLNSELSKKLETKYKKDRAFYLMFWSVMLLMEIIYLFIKNRKITKSNKD
- a CDS encoding sodium:proton symporter gives rise to the protein MKKNTNKLVRKPNNFLGLILFTIIYIFLQKIISAAFFLFLMAFMISYGNTIEILMIPLIIALAFVYYFGYLSKDFFQKINKLFISGVMIIILLYFIYKIFNNNEFEAGQTTVYIFCTMSHISFVIGVFYSDKVKKILDRIKFKRK
- a CDS encoding MerT protein — encoded protein: MEKNENKFMSKAKGFLVLVLFTVIYFFFQKTIYPALAFLFWLVFAMPLAGIILNALEFLHLPQVAMTTIAVVISGIALIIVLMLVFYLGYLCSKFLKKMDKTVLGSVMIAILIYFLYKVFTETDESTAMFAPTAREIHIFCTTSHIFYTVGVFFSDKVKKVLDRMKSKRKK